The Actinomycetota bacterium genome contains the following window.
GCGCTTCAACTGCTGTCTTGGCATCGATCCTCAACGTCGAAGCACCTGCGATCGGTCTCAGTGCCGAGGTCGGACTCTTGTTCTTCGCAGTGCAAGTCTTTCTGTCCTCACTGATCTCGCTCTTTCCAGAGAAATCCACGCAGCCACAGACCACGTAGCTTTCAGTCCCAGACACCCGGATCACACCGCCCCTGTCATGGCACCGCCGCTTTGGAGTAAACTGTGAGGCTACAACGGGCGAAGCGGAAGTGAAGGGGTGCACAGATGGCTCTATCCAAGGCCGAGAAGATATGGATGGACGGCGAACTCGTCGACTGGGACAAGGCGCAGGTCCACGTGCTCACACACGCTCTCCACTACGGCTCCGGGGTTTTTGAAGGCATCCGCTGCTACAAGACCGACGACGGCCCCGCTGTCTTCCGCCTGACAGAGCACATGGAGCGCCTGGAGCGTAGCGCTGCGATGCTCCTGATGGATATAGGCTACAGCGTCGACGAGACGGTCGCCGCGGTCAAAGACCTCATCCGAGTCAACCGCCTTCAGTCCTGCTACGTGCGTCCACTCGTCTTCCGCGGCTACGGTGTCATGGGCCTTGATCCGCTCCCGGCACCGGTCGGCATAGCCATCGCGGCATGGCCGTGGGCGACCTATCTGGGCGAGGAAGCCATCAAGCACGGCGTGGCCGTCGGCGTCTCGAGCTGGAGACAGCGCGGGATCAACTCGACCCCACCGGCGATCAAGGCCACCGGTCAGTACATCAACTCCTCGCTCGCCAGGATCGAAGCGAACCGACATGGCTACGCCGAAGCGGTGCTTCTGAACGAGGAAGGTAAGGTTTGCGAAGGGACCGGCGAGAACCTCTTCATCATCAAGAAGGGTGTGATCCACACACCGCCTGTCTCGGACGGCATCCTTGAAGGCATCACGCGCGACAGCATCATGAATCTTG
Protein-coding sequences here:
- a CDS encoding branched-chain amino acid transaminase, whose translation is MALSKAEKIWMDGELVDWDKAQVHVLTHALHYGSGVFEGIRCYKTDDGPAVFRLTEHMERLERSAAMLLMDIGYSVDETVAAVKDLIRVNRLQSCYVRPLVFRGYGVMGLDPLPAPVGIAIAAWPWATYLGEEAIKHGVAVGVSSWRQRGINSTPPAIKATGQYINSSLARIEANRHGYAEAVLLNEEGKVCEGTGENLFIIKKGVIHTPPVSDGILEGITRDSIMNLACALGIEVRETSLVRTDLYTADEMFMTGSAAEVVPVNSVDGRVIGEPGPITVELQKYFFRVVEGKEPAFAHWIEHV